The following are from one region of the Microscilla marina ATCC 23134 genome:
- a CDS encoding nuclear transport factor 2 family protein: MTTNAAQVVQQQLDAYNKHDIDAFMALFSDDATLLSFPGDQVLAKGKAKVKEVYQKLFESSPKLHSELIHRSVIGNRVIDHERISGRLGNDVVELAVVYEVTKGKISRCMVIK; the protein is encoded by the coding sequence ATGACAACCAACGCCGCCCAAGTGGTACAACAACAACTCGACGCTTATAACAAGCACGATATTGATGCTTTTATGGCACTTTTTAGCGATGATGCTACTTTGCTCAGCTTTCCAGGCGACCAAGTGCTGGCCAAGGGCAAAGCTAAAGTAAAAGAAGTATACCAAAAACTGTTTGAAAGTTCGCCTAAGCTGCATAGTGAGCTTATCCATCGCTCGGTTATTGGCAACCGGGTGATTGACCACGAACGCATTAGCGGGCGTCTGGGCAACGATGTAGTAGAGCTTGCCGTGGTATACGAGGTAACCAAGGGTAAGATTAGCCGGTGTATGGTGATTAAGTAG
- the hemB gene encoding porphobilinogen synthase, with protein MFKRPRRNRKSSVIRKMVQETRVSVEDLIFPLFVIEGESEKAEVASMPGIYRYSPDLLLTEIGECMALGLKSFAIFPSLPEDKKDKMASESTNVEGLYLQTISDIKATYEDACIITDVAMDPYSSDGHDGIVQEGKILNDETLEVLAEMAVAQAKAGADIVAPSDMMDGRVEFIREALDDEGFEDVSIMAYTAKYASAFYGPFRDALDSAPKFGDKKTYQMDPANRREALIEAELDESEGADFLMVKPALPYLDVIRTLKQDFDLPIAAYNVSGEYAMIKAADQQGWLDGTQAMQECLLSIKRAGADVILTYFAKEFALLSN; from the coding sequence ATGTTCAAAAGACCTCGTCGTAACCGAAAATCCTCTGTGATTCGAAAAATGGTACAAGAAACCAGGGTAAGCGTGGAAGACCTGATTTTTCCGTTGTTTGTGATTGAAGGAGAAAGCGAAAAAGCTGAAGTGGCTTCTATGCCTGGTATTTACCGCTATTCGCCCGATTTGTTGCTTACCGAAATAGGCGAATGTATGGCTTTGGGGCTCAAATCTTTTGCAATTTTTCCGAGTTTGCCCGAAGATAAAAAAGACAAAATGGCAAGTGAGTCTACCAATGTAGAGGGTTTATACCTGCAAACCATTAGCGATATCAAGGCTACTTACGAAGATGCTTGCATCATCACCGATGTGGCAATGGACCCTTACAGCTCTGACGGACACGATGGCATAGTACAGGAGGGTAAAATTCTTAATGACGAAACCCTGGAGGTTTTGGCCGAAATGGCAGTAGCTCAGGCCAAAGCTGGAGCAGATATAGTGGCACCTTCAGACATGATGGATGGCAGGGTTGAGTTTATAAGAGAGGCATTGGATGATGAGGGTTTTGAAGACGTGTCTATTATGGCATACACCGCCAAATATGCCAGCGCTTTTTATGGTCCTTTCCGCGATGCCCTGGATTCGGCTCCTAAGTTTGGCGATAAGAAAACTTACCAAATGGACCCTGCCAATCGCCGGGAAGCACTGATAGAAGCAGAACTGGACGAATCGGAAGGAGCTGATTTCTTGATGGTAAAACCAGCCTTGCCTTACCTGGATGTCATTAGAACTTTAAAGCAAGATTTTGACTTACCTATAGCTGCTTATAACGTAAGCGGCGAATATGCCATGATCAAGGCTGCCGACCAACAGGGCTGGCTGGATGGTACGCAGGCAATGCAAGAATGTTTGTTGAGCATTAAACGTGCTGGAGCTGATGTAATTTTGACCTATTTTGCCAAAGAATTTGCTTTGTTGAGCAATTAA
- a CDS encoding OmpA family protein, translating to MRRIYIVVLACLLGTSLSSCLVSKKKYDAEVAAKNKLIKEKKRLQTERRKLLGQVANLKNDTTRLGKELRDLNRKYASLRESSNLTTTQLRKQLNERQKELQRKEQLLANREAVVQKLKAAIDRKDNLLKNLLGKVRNALKNFNPDELTVTSKNGKIYVSLAEKLLFKSGRTDVDRKGKKALGKLAEVLNKNQDIDIQIEGHTDSIPITTARFRDNWDLSVLRATSIVRILVKDYEVDPKTLTPAGRGETTPVASNKNKEGRAKNRRIEIVLSPKLDELFQLLDQG from the coding sequence ATGAGAAGAATCTATATAGTAGTGCTTGCTTGCTTATTAGGCACCAGTCTTTCATCTTGCCTGGTGTCAAAGAAAAAATACGACGCTGAAGTAGCCGCCAAAAACAAGTTGATCAAAGAAAAAAAGCGTTTGCAAACCGAGCGTAGAAAACTATTGGGGCAAGTAGCCAACCTAAAAAACGATACTACCCGTTTGGGCAAAGAGCTGCGCGACTTAAACCGCAAGTATGCATCGTTGCGTGAGTCGAGCAACCTTACCACAACCCAACTACGCAAGCAGCTCAACGAGCGCCAAAAAGAGCTGCAACGCAAAGAACAACTGCTTGCCAACCGTGAAGCAGTAGTACAAAAGCTAAAGGCGGCTATAGACCGCAAAGACAATTTGCTGAAAAACCTGTTGGGCAAAGTGCGCAATGCGCTTAAGAACTTTAACCCTGACGAACTTACCGTGACAAGTAAGAATGGTAAAATATATGTATCGCTTGCCGAAAAACTACTGTTTAAGTCGGGGCGGACAGATGTAGACCGTAAGGGTAAAAAGGCATTGGGTAAGCTTGCCGAGGTTTTGAACAAAAACCAAGACATTGATATTCAGATAGAAGGGCATACAGACAGTATTCCTATTACTACGGCAAGGTTTCGCGACAACTGGGACTTGAGCGTATTGCGTGCCACCTCTATAGTGCGCATTTTAGTAAAAGACTACGAGGTAGACCCCAAAACCCTGACTCCGGCAGGCAGGGGAGAAACTACTCCGGTGGCTTCTAACAAAAACAAAGAAGGCAGGGCAAAAAACCGCCGCATAGAAATTGTGCTTTCGCCCAAGTTAGATGAACTGTTTCAGTTGTTAGACCAGGGCTAA